Proteins encoded by one window of Lactobacillus sp. ESL0684:
- a CDS encoding CDC27 family protein produces the protein MTKKEAKTEAEKQKINQKVHQLITKIDVNPQKTENYLELATYLLEQGSFVQATQLLEQAKSLVKEPQDLDYDLAVCYYMQGEFDKALGLLDQIPNDDLVLYQKALVYLKLGQPQKALAYALTIKQIDERVNELLGDIWLNLGEMQQAEASYCQISDNKRSAKVNFLLGITVLATDKEQAKQYLAKSRELDSKYYEQALEQYAAILSNIDNQDKQDD, from the coding sequence ATGACTAAAAAAGAAGCAAAAACTGAGGCTGAAAAGCAAAAAATTAACCAAAAAGTTCATCAACTAATTACTAAAATTGATGTTAACCCGCAAAAAACGGAAAATTATTTGGAATTAGCAACTTATTTACTCGAACAGGGCAGCTTTGTTCAAGCTACTCAATTGTTGGAGCAAGCAAAGTCACTAGTTAAAGAGCCGCAAGATTTAGATTATGATTTAGCTGTGTGTTATTATATGCAAGGTGAATTTGATAAAGCATTAGGCTTACTTGACCAAATTCCTAATGATGATTTGGTTTTATACCAAAAGGCGCTAGTTTATTTGAAACTAGGGCAGCCGCAAAAAGCACTCGCTTATGCCTTAACTATTAAGCAAATTGATGAACGAGTAAATGAATTACTGGGTGATATCTGGTTGAATTTAGGTGAAATGCAGCAAGCTGAAGCTAGTTATTGCCAGATTTCAGATAATAAGCGTAGTGCTAAGGTTAATTTCTTACTAGGAATTACGGTTTTAGCTACCGATAAGGAACAGGCGAAGCAATATCTGGCTAAATCACGTGAATTAGATTCCAAATATTATGAGCAAGCGCTTGAGCAATATGCAGCAATTTTGAGTAACATT
- a CDS encoding histidine phosphatase family protein, whose translation MQIYFVRHGKTEWNLEGRFQGGHGDSPLLEQSLTDIKKLGQHLRGVEFAGVYSSPLKRAIDTANGITNSAGIDLPVTIDERLREFDLGQMEGLNFAQAKQRFPKQVDDLWNHPECYDGKAIDGEDYPEVINRGKSFAHDVAQKFPTATDKVLAISHGAALSGMMGGLLGFSLKNVRQNGSLSNTSLTILETKDQGKNFQTIVWNETDFLERKLAETDSL comes from the coding sequence ATGCAGATTTATTTTGTACGGCATGGAAAAACTGAGTGGAATCTTGAGGGACGTTTTCAAGGTGGGCATGGCGATTCACCACTATTAGAGCAAAGTTTGACAGATATTAAGAAGTTAGGCCAACATTTACGTGGAGTGGAATTTGCTGGAGTTTATTCTAGTCCTCTAAAACGGGCGATTGATACTGCTAATGGAATTACGAATAGTGCAGGAATTGATCTGCCTGTGACAATTGATGAACGACTGCGTGAATTTGATTTGGGGCAGATGGAGGGACTTAACTTTGCTCAGGCTAAGCAGCGCTTTCCTAAGCAAGTTGACGATTTATGGAATCATCCAGAATGTTATGATGGTAAAGCAATTGACGGCGAAGATTATCCTGAAGTAATTAACCGTGGTAAGAGTTTTGCTCATGATGTCGCACAAAAATTTCCAACTGCAACTGACAAAGTACTTGCTATTAGTCATGGCGCCGCTTTATCTGGTATGATGGGTGGCTTGCTGGGCTTTTCTTTAAAAAATGTCAGGCAAAATGGTAGTTTAAGTAATACTAGTCTGACTATTTTGGAAACAAAAGATCAAGGTAAAAATTTTCAGACCATAGTTTGGAATGAAACAGATTTTTTAGAAAGAAAATTAGCAGAAACGGATTCATTATAA
- the mnmA gene encoding tRNA 2-thiouridine(34) synthase MnmA — protein MSGGVDSSVSALLLKQQGYDVIGVFMKNWDDTDDAGVCTATEDYDDVKKVADQIGIPYYSINFEKEYWHRVFEYFLSEYKKGRTPNPDVMCNSQIKFKSFLEFALNLDADYIAMGHYAKTVTDQNGLTHMMRPKDGNKDQTYFLSQLSQEQINKVIFPLADLTKPQVREIAIKAGLATAKKKDSTGICFIGERNFRKFLTEFLPAKSGKMVTPTGKVVGEHAGLMYYTIGQRSGLGLGSTKESTDPWFVVGKDLTKNELIVEQGYDSELLYATKLEASEMSFFAGQPDHDFKIHCSAKFRYRQPDVAVTAEYHAQSNSVTVYFDEPARAVTPGQALVLYRGEECLGGGNIDAAYQDEQQLQLV, from the coding sequence ATGAGTGGCGGCGTTGATTCTTCCGTATCTGCGCTGTTACTTAAGCAGCAAGGTTATGATGTAATTGGTGTCTTTATGAAGAACTGGGATGATACCGACGATGCTGGTGTTTGTACAGCAACTGAAGACTATGATGATGTCAAAAAAGTTGCCGATCAAATTGGCATTCCCTATTATTCAATTAATTTTGAAAAGGAATATTGGCATCGGGTTTTCGAATATTTCTTAAGTGAATATAAAAAAGGTCGAACTCCCAATCCTGATGTTATGTGTAATAGCCAAATTAAATTTAAGTCGTTTTTAGAGTTTGCACTTAATTTAGACGCAGATTATATTGCCATGGGTCATTACGCCAAAACAGTAACTGATCAAAATGGTCTTACTCATATGATGCGTCCTAAGGATGGCAATAAGGATCAAACTTATTTTTTGAGTCAACTAAGTCAAGAGCAGATTAATAAGGTAATTTTCCCGTTAGCAGATTTAACTAAGCCGCAAGTACGTGAAATTGCGATTAAGGCAGGTTTAGCTACGGCTAAGAAGAAGGATTCAACCGGGATTTGTTTTATCGGTGAGCGTAATTTTAGAAAGTTTTTAACAGAGTTTTTGCCCGCTAAATCAGGTAAAATGGTTACTCCAACCGGAAAAGTGGTTGGTGAACATGCCGGACTAATGTATTATACAATTGGTCAGCGTTCAGGATTAGGTTTAGGCTCAACTAAAGAATCAACTGATCCCTGGTTTGTTGTCGGTAAAGATTTAACCAAAAACGAGTTAATTGTTGAACAGGGTTATGATAGTGAATTGTTATATGCAACTAAGCTTGAAGCTAGTGAAATGTCATTTTTTGCTGGGCAACCTGATCATGATTTTAAAATTCATTGTAGTGCTAAGTTCCGTTATCGCCAACCAGATGTGGCAGTGACTGCTGAGTACCATGCTCAAAGTAACAGCGTAACCGTCTACTTTGATGAGCCAGCACGTGCAGTAACGCCCGGCCAGGCTTTAGTATTATATCGCGGTGAAGAGTGTCTTGGTGGTGGCAATATTGATGCTGCGTATCAAGATGAACAGCAATTACAGTTAGTTTAA
- a CDS encoding DUF1831 domain-containing protein translates to MANTVILNGDTRKFTLSPDLKLYALLDAGFVKTAKGNYNYEHPLYNDSPYDAPTKLKMTINQAMTHFTMVVTDRNGLKKVNIFKNQQLAQTVDLLNYILKDLIERNIIMAVKD, encoded by the coding sequence GTGATATTGAATGGTGATACACGTAAGTTCACCTTAAGTCCAGACTTAAAGCTCTATGCATTGCTTGATGCGGGTTTTGTAAAAACTGCTAAGGGAAATTATAATTATGAACATCCACTTTATAATGACTCACCTTATGATGCGCCTACTAAACTTAAGATGACGATTAATCAAGCAATGACCCACTTTACCATGGTGGTTACTGATCGTAATGGCTTAAAGAAAGTGAATATTTTTAAGAATCAACAATTAGCACAAACTGTGGATCTTTTAAATTATATTTTAAAAGACTTAATAGAGCGTAACATTATTATGGCAGTAAAGGATTGA